In one window of Henckelia pumila isolate YLH828 chromosome 1, ASM3356847v2, whole genome shotgun sequence DNA:
- the LOC140874159 gene encoding uncharacterized protein, with amino-acid sequence MVEEVSRVGTLDSSETAIVGDAELTLRDRIREGQQSDAQLLTWRQRDVERDNGLYIVEDGIVRYRGRLWVPADDTLRQEVMTKAHRSPYSIHPGSTKKYKYLQHLYWWPGEGRAPEASWDVEAAFYLIVEILHHALSTRLNFSIIFHPQTDGQSERVIQTLEDLLRDCVLDFRGSWDVKLPLIEFDNNGYQASIQMSPYKALYGRKCRTPIHWDDVGERVEMGPKIVRQTAEMVVQIRQCMRTAQSRHKSYADRRRHDLEFVVGDHVFFKVAPMKGVLRFGKKVKLSPHYIGPFEILERVGTLAYRLALSPHLSAVHNFFHVSMLRKYMANPTHVLELEPLQLAGDLSFVERPIRILERQERKLRNRVIPMVKVQWQNHSVEESTWELEADMQAIYPDLFGKLNFGDEFLFKEGRIVVPRKSTERPDHMHYMKCDV; translated from the exons ATGGTTGAA GAAGTCAGCAGGGTTGGCACACTTGACAGTTCAGAGACCGCTATTGTTGGAGATGCAGAA TTGACCTTGAGGGACAGAATTCGTGAGGGACAGCAGTCTGATGCACAGTTACTCACGTGGAGGCAGAGAGACGTGGAGAGGGACAATGGTTTGTATATAGTTGAGGATGGTATTGTACGATATCGAGGCAGACTTTGGGTTCCAGCTGATGATACACTGAGACAGGAGGTTATGACCAAAGCCCACCGATCTCCGTATTCTATCCACCCAGGGagtacaaagaagtacaaataTTTACAACATTTGTActggtggccag gtgaaggcaGAGCACCAGAGGCCAGCTGGGATGTTGAAGCCGCTTTCTATCTCATAGTGGAAAT TTTGCATCATGCGTTAAGTACTAGGCTGAATTTCAGCATAATTTTTCACCCacagacggacggacagtcggagagAGTGATTCAGACATTGGAAGACTTGCTGAGGGACTGTGTACTGGACTTTCGAGGGAGTTGGGATGTGAAGTTACCACTGATAGAGTTTGATAATAACGGCTATCAGGCTTCCATTCAGATGTCTCCCTacaaagcattgtatgggaggaagTGCAGGACTCCGATTCACTGGGATGATGTTGGTGAAAGGGTTGAGATGGGACCAAAAATTGTGAGACAGACTGCTGAGATGGTTGTGCAGATTCGTCAAtgcatgaggactgctcagagtcgccATAAGAGCTATGCTGACAGACGTAGGCATGATCTAGAGTTTGTAGTGGGAGATCACGTGTTCTTTAAGGTGGCTCCGATGAAAGGAGTGCTGAGATTCGGAAAGAAAGTGAAGTTGAGCCCTCATTACATCGGACCGTTTGAGATTCTGGAGCGAGTGGGGACTTTAGCCTACAGATTGGCATTATCGCCCCATCTTTCTGCAGTGCATAATTTCTTTCATGTTTCGATGCTTAGGAAGTACATGGCTAATCCGACGCATGTACTAGAGCTCGAACCCTTGCAGTTAGCGGGAGACTTGTCTTTTGTGGAGAGGCCGATACGTATCCTCGAGAGGCAAGAGAGGAAGTTAAGGAACCGAGTGATTCCCATGGTTAAAGTTCAGTGGCAGAACCATTCAGTGGAGGAATCTACATGGGAGTTGGAGGCCGATATGCAAGCCATATATCCGGATTTATTCGGTAAGTTGAATTTCGGGGACGAATTtctttttaaggagggtagaatTGTAGTGCCCAGGAAATCCACTGAACGACCTGACCACATGCATTATATGAAATGTGATGTTTGA